The sequence below is a genomic window from Archangium lipolyticum.
CGGTTCGCTCCATTCACGAGAAGAACCCCAACCTGGCACTCGTACTGTCCCTGCTGCTTCCGGGCGCGGGGCAGTTCTACAACGGAGAAACGAAGAAGGGCGTCCTGATGTTTCTCGGGGCGTCCGTGGGAGGCATCCTGACCCTCGGTCTCATGTATCTGGTCATGACGATCTGGTCCATGGTCGACGCCTACAAGGTGGCAAACCAGGAGAAGACTCCGCGGAAGAAGGACATGGCCCCGCCGGGCCTCAGCGAGGCGGAGGTTTGACGACGGATTCAGGACGAAAGTGTTCGAGCATACGCGGCGGCCGCCAGCGCAGGTCGTCCACCGGCGGCGCCGCGTAGGGGATACCCTTGAACACGTGGATGCCTTCCTCGGTGGTTCCTTCGACATGTCCCTTGTCTGTTTCGATGAGCATGGTCTCTCCTCTCCTTGGCCTGAGCCATCCCCTCATTTTTAGCAAGCGAGGGAGGGAGCGGCGAGTGTGTTGATTGGTGCGCGAAGTAGGACCCGCATGCTTACTTCTGCGGTCATGCGCAAGCCTCGCCTCAATGACCAGCAGGTGCACTCCTTCCTGGACTCGCTCTTCGCGGACGACCTGCATGCCATGCGCATTCTGTCTCTCTCCTACGCCGTACTGGGCGTCATCCACGCGGCCAGTCTGGGGGTGCATCTCATCGGCAAGGCATTGGCCTGGGCCCGAGGCACGAAGAGCAAACATGGGGTGAAACAGGTAGACCGACTCCTTTCCAACCAAGGCATCAATGCCTGGGAACTCTTCGCCCAGTGGGTGCCGTACGTGCTGGGACAGAGGAGCGAGGCGGTTGTGGCCCTGGACTGGACGGACTTCGACGCGGATGGCCATGCCACGCTCGTGGCCTCGCTGGTGGCGAGCCACGGGCGGACGACACCGCTGGTGTGGTTCACCGTGGAGAAATCCGCGCTGGAGGGGATGCGGAATGAAACGGAGGACTTCCTGCTCAACCGACTGAGGGAAGTCGTGCCCGAAACGGTGCGACTCATCCTGCTGGCGGACCGGGGATTTGGGGACCAGAAGTTCTACGCCTTGCTCGAGCAGTTGAAGTTCGACTACGTGGTGCGCTTCCGCCAGTGTATTCAAGTCACGGCGGAGACAGGAG
It includes:
- a CDS encoding DUF5683 domain-containing protein, giving the protein MHADAVAVRSIHEKNPNLALVLSLLLPGAGQFYNGETKKGVLMFLGASVGGILTLGLMYLVMTIWSMVDAYKVANQEKTPRKKDMAPPGLSEAEV
- a CDS encoding carboxylesterase family protein codes for the protein MLIETDKGHVEGTTEEGIHVFKGIPYAAPPVDDLRWRPPRMLEHFRPESVVKPPPR
- a CDS encoding IS4 family transposase, translated to MRKPRLNDQQVHSFLDSLFADDLHAMRILSLSYAVLGVIHAASLGVHLIGKALAWARGTKSKHGVKQVDRLLSNQGINAWELFAQWVPYVLGQRSEAVVALDWTDFDADGHATLVASLVASHGRTTPLVWFTVEKSALEGMRNETEDFLLNRLREVVPETVRLILLADRGFGDQKFYALLEQLKFDYVVRFRQCIQVTAETGEKKSAGEWVPESGRAVRMPGARVTQDNTPVPAVVCVKKKGMKEAWCLATSLKKATATFVVGLYSKRFRTEETFRDMEDLRFAMGLSWVKVRSTERRDRLLLVSALACGLLTLLGAAGESLGMERHLKANTAKTRTYSLFRQGCEYYQAIPMMPEDTLLPLMARFTELLGAQPVFRDVFGPI